From the Corynebacterium sp. P3-F1 genome, the window CGTTTAGATCGCGCGCGGGGTCTTAGCCTTAACCGAATCATACGGCTTCGCGGAGACGATCGTGACCGAAATCTCGCGGCCGTTCGGGGCGGTGTAGGTGCGGGTTTCGCCTTCGGTGGCTCCGAGGACGGCGGCGCCGAGGGGGGACTGCTCGGAGTAGGTCTCGAGGTCCTTGTTGTCGGTCGAGGCGGCACGGGTACCGATGAGGAAGGTCTCCTTGTCGTCTTCGTCGCCGTTGTAGTAGACGTGGACGACAGATCCGACGACGGCCATGCCTTCGACGACACCAGCGCGTTCGGTGGTGGAGTTTGCCAGCAGCTCGGAGATCTGTTTGATGCGGGCTTCTTCCTGGTCCTGTTGTTCGCGGGCGGCATCGTAGCCGGCGTTCTCTTTGAGGTCGCCCTCTTCGCGGCGCTCGTTGATTTCAGCGGCGATCACCGGGCGGTTGTCGATGAGCTGCTGCAGCTCGCCCTCGAGCTTAGCCTTCATTTCCGGGGTGATGTACTGCTGCTGCTTTTCAGCCATGGAGTTCGGACCCTCGTTTCCTCACGTTCGTTTAGGTAGACGTTCGGATCGTAACATGAGCATCGCCTATCGACGCTTCCTACCTCGCCTCCACGTATTCCGCCTCCGCGTCAAGGAAGGACGGGATAGTTGTCGAGCATCCGTACACGCCTCCTGAGACCGGTTGATCGCGGACGGGGATATCGACGTACATGCGGGTCTGCTTCTCGCCGCCGGCGGGGAGGACTACGTCGCGGCGCCCGATTTCGGCGTGCTCGTAGTTGAGGGAGGTGATGATGCAGTAGCCGGGGACAGACGGGTCGTTGCGGGAGACGTCGAACCAGACGCGAGAGGTGGTGTCGTCGATACGCTCGTGCGAGACGAGGGTGGCGGAGATGGGTTCCTCGCGGCGCTGCATGATGTAGCGGCCGGCGAACACGAGGAGGAGGACAAGGAAGAGCACGCTGACGACGGCGACGATCTTGCCGGCGGTGCGGGACGGGGCTGCCTCGGCGGTGCTGGTGCCGTAGCGTGCGCGCGTGGATCTTCCGTTGTTGCCTGCGTTGTCGCGTGTGCGGTTGGCGGAAGTTCGTGCACCCGTCGTTGGCGCGTCGGACGTGGCCCCAGCCTGGGCCCCAGCCTTGGACCCGGGCGTGGATTCGGGCATGGATTCGGGCTTTGCCACGGTGGGTGCTCTTTCTCGTCAAGGGAGGTACTAAACTTGTTCCGCGATCAACCTTAACCCCAAGCAGAGGTGGAACACTAAGTGACGGGATACCGTTTGCTGGCCATCCACGCGCACCCGGACGACGAGTCCAGCAAGGGCGCCGCGACGATGGCGAAGTACGCCCACGAGGGCAACCGAGTCAAGGTGCTCACATGCACCGGCGGGCAGCGTGGAGACATTCTCAACCCGGCAATGGACCGTCCCGGGATTATCGAGCGGATGACAGAGATCCGCCGCGAAGAGATGGCCGCCGCCGCTGCTGCCTTGGGTGTCGAGCACGAGTGGCTGGGCTACGAGGATTCGGGTCTGCCCGAGGGGGACCCGCTGCCCCCGTTGCCGGAGGGCTGCTTTGCTCTCGAGGACCCTGTCGAAGTGGCCAAGGTCGTGGTGGAAAAGATCCGCGAGTTCCGCCCCCACGTGATCATCACTTACGACGAGAACGGTGGTTACCCGCACCCAGACCACATCATGGTGCACAAGGTGTCCATGATTGCGTGGGAGGAGGCCGGTAATCCGGATTTCGCGCCGGAGGCAGGCGAGCCGTGGACCCCATTGAAGCTCTACTACAGCCACGGTTTTGTTGCGCAGCGGATGCGGTTGCTCCACGACCGTCTCATCGAGGCAGGCAAACCGAGCCCATACGAACCCATGCTGAAGCGCTGGGAGGAGAACGCCTCCGACATCATGCGGCGCGTGACCACCCAGGTCGAATGCGGTGACTATTTTTCTAACCGCGCCGAAGCTCTGACCGCGCACGCCACCCAGATCGACCCCGCCGGTGCGTTCCTGGCCAGTCCCGTCGAAGTGCAGCAGGAAGTGTGGCCGACCGAGGAGTTCGAGTTGGCGCAGACTCGTGTTCCGGCGACACTGCCCGAGGATGACCTGTTTGCGGGCATCGAAGCTGACACCGGCTCCGACGCCGATGCCAAGACCGAGGCCGGCACCGTAACCGAAACTGCAGCCGTAGGCGAGGAAGATGCGGAGTTTGCTGGGCAATCCGAACAGGCTGGACAATCCGAACAGGCCGGACACGCTGGACAAACTGGAGCAGCTGGACGTGCCGAACATGAAGGAGAGCGACAGTGACAATGGGGATCGAAGTGCTGACACCCGCGGCGGCTGAGACCGTTCTTGTGCTCGCGCAGCAGATGAATCTGGCGCAGCAGATGAATAAGGACGCGCCGGTCGGGCCGGAGTTCGGCAAGGCGGAGCCCATCGGTGCACTCATTGTCGTGTGCTTGATGGTGGTCATTTTGCTCATTGGGTGGGCGTTTCACCGCCGCTATTCACGCTTTCTCCGTCGCAAGCGTTTCGCGGAGGAGCGGGGACTAGACGTGTTCGACGAAAAGGCTGTCGACGAAGCGATGGAGGCCGAGGGGCTCCTCGACAGACGCAAGAAGACCTTCTTCTAGCACCCGTAACGGGACCGGGCCGCGAGCACCCGTAACGGGACCGGCTGAAACCCCTGCCGGGAGACCCCACCGTGGGGGTAAGCTGAACTACGTGGCTATGCTCGACCGACTTCTGTACCCGCTTTACGAGAAGCGGTTGAAGCGTGAACTCCAGGGGGTCAATCGTCCGGAGCACATCGCTGTAATGGCTGACGGTAACCGCCGT encodes:
- the greA gene encoding transcription elongation factor GreA, with translation MAEKQQQYITPEMKAKLEGELQQLIDNRPVIAAEINERREEGDLKENAGYDAAREQQDQEEARIKQISELLANSTTERAGVVEGMAVVGSVVHVYYNGDEDDKETFLIGTRAASTDNKDLETYSEQSPLGAAVLGATEGETRTYTAPNGREISVTIVSAKPYDSVKAKTPRAI
- a CDS encoding DUF4307 domain-containing protein, which codes for MAKPESMPESTPGSKAGAQAGATSDAPTTGARTSANRTRDNAGNNGRSTRARYGTSTAEAAPSRTAGKIVAVVSVLFLVLLLVFAGRYIMQRREEPISATLVSHERIDDTTSRVWFDVSRNDPSVPGYCIITSLNYEHAEIGRRDVVLPAGGEKQTRMYVDIPVRDQPVSGGVYGCSTTIPSFLDAEAEYVEAR